DNA from Thermoplasmatales archaeon:
GCGAGAAGAATAAAGAAAAATCCTTCAAAATCAATATTTCCTCCATCAATCAATCTCTATTTTACTTGAACTTTTCTTTTGAAATTGAGGGAGATATTGAGGTAAATCCACAAATAAATAACTTTAACATTTCTGCTGGTGATACAAAAGAGATTGAAATAAAAGTTATTGCAAATGAAAAAGGAAAGATAAAGATAAAATTGATTGGAAAAGATATAGAAAATGATATTGATGTTGGAAGCAATGAAGCAATTGTTTCTGTTAATTTATCTGAGAAGACACCTTCCTTTGAGCTTTTTGCATTTATACTTGCAATAATTGCCATTATACTTATAAGAAGAAAGAAATGATAGAGGTAGCGAGGTTTTTTATAGGATTTGCAGTGCTTGCCTATGCTTCATATACAGACATAAAAACAAGGGAAGCAAGCAATTTTTTGTGGATTTTAATGGCACTTCTTGGAATTATTTTTCTATTTTCATATAAACCAGATGATTTTTTTAAGATTATTATATCACTCTCCCTTTCATTTTTAATTGGAATATTGCTATATTTTTCTGGCATGGGAGGAGCGGATGTAAAAGCAATCTGGGCTATATCACTTCTCCGCCCTCTCTCAGATGATATTTTTTTCATTTTTCCAGTTAGTGTGCTTATAAATTCTCTCTTTCTTGTTTTACCTCTCCCACTGATTTTCTTTGCATATAATGCTTACAGGAAAAATCTTGAATTTCCTTACTGCTTTTTTGGATATAAAACTAAAGCAAGCATTGCAAAAAATAGTTTTGTATGGGCAATGGAAAAAGATGGTAAAAAAAGTATAAGCCCCCAGAAAGATGTCGATTTATCTTCTTACGGCGACAGGAAAATATGGGTTACGCCACAACTACCATTCCTTCTATTTATATTTTTTGGTTATATAACCGCATTTATATTTGGAAATTTTCTATTCGCCATCTTTTCTTTCTTTGAGTAACCTCTCTATCTCCTCAGCCCTTTTTTTCATTGCATTAATAAATCTTTTCTGGCTTGTAACAACATTCTTTAATGATTGTTTAAATTCCTCAGTCGCACAGTCAATAATAACTTCAATTAGCCTCGTATGCCTGTTTATTGATTTAACTATCTTTAAATATTCCTCTGCAATTTCCTCTCCAACCTTATTTTTCAATTCCTCATAAATCTCTTCCGCTTCCTTTTCCTTTTTGAAAATATCCTCTATTTTTTTTTGCAATATTTTTTTTGTAAATGGCTTAACTATATAATTTTCTATTTTATCTATTGGCTTATCTTTTGTATCCAAGGGGGTGAGAGGAAGGGCGGTGAGCATTGAAACTGGTATATCTTTTAATTTTTCATCCT
Protein-coding regions in this window:
- a CDS encoding prepilin peptidase: MIEVARFFIGFAVLAYASYTDIKTREASNFLWILMALLGIIFLFSYKPDDFFKIIISLSLSFLIGILLYFSGMGGADVKAIWAISLLRPLSDDIFFIFPVSVLINSLFLVLPLPLIFFAYNAYRKNLEFPYCFFGYKTKASIAKNSFVWAMEKDGKKSISPQKDVDLSSYGDRKIWVTPQLPFLLFIFFGYITAFIFGNFLFAIFSFFE
- a CDS encoding response regulator, with protein sequence MRKILVVDDEKEIVELVENMLREKYRIIKAYSGKECIEKARKEKPDLILLDIMMPEMDGWETLKKLKEDEKLKDIPVSMLTALPLTPLDTKDKPIDKIENYIVKPFTKKILQKKIEDIFKKEKEAEEIYEELKNKVGEEIAEEYLKIVKSINRHTRLIEVIIDCATEEFKQSLKNVVTSQKRFINAMKKRAEEIERLLKERKDGE